A single genomic interval of Nocardioides nitrophenolicus harbors:
- a CDS encoding PLD nuclease N-terminal domain-containing protein, with translation MRLLPPLLILILWVYCLVDVITAREDSVRNLAKTWWLLIVFFFPLAGSIAWFIAGRPTPERALTRDQGAAPGFPEYERRGRFAPADPEKDEEFLRKVRERAEEQRRAYELKRREEQRRDEGTDPA, from the coding sequence ATGCGCCTGCTGCCGCCCCTGCTGATCCTGATCCTGTGGGTCTACTGCCTGGTCGACGTGATCACCGCGCGCGAGGACAGCGTCCGCAACCTCGCGAAGACCTGGTGGCTGCTCATCGTGTTCTTCTTCCCGCTCGCGGGCTCGATCGCCTGGTTCATCGCCGGGCGGCCGACGCCCGAGCGGGCGCTGACCCGCGACCAGGGCGCGGCGCCGGGCTTCCCGGAGTACGAGCGCCGGGGCCGGTTCGCGCCCGCGGATCCGGAGAAGGACGAGGAGTTCCTGCGCAAGGTGCGGGAGCGGGCCGAGGAGCAGCGGCGGGCCTATGAGCTCAAGCGCCGCGAGGAGCAGCGCCGCGACGAGGGCACCGACCCGGCGTAG
- a CDS encoding SDR family NAD(P)-dependent oxidoreductase, protein MENAASRPKVALVTGAASGIGRATAELFATRGYTVAALDIAEDRLRQAAAEAPSSGSARIHPVPVDVADRDRVTGAVEAVVAEHGGLDVVVNCAASFLARGLDATPAEWDAVLRVNVQGISNVVQAAHPHLARAAGAAVVNTASVSAHVAQPQRWTYNTTKSAIVGLTRCLAMDLAGDGIRVNSVSPGWIWTPEVAAAAVDGGRERWEPVWGRFHLLRRLGEAAEVAAAIGFLCSPEASFITGVDLPVDGGYLAMGPEGLGDTSSFAGSV, encoded by the coding sequence ATGGAGAACGCGGCATCGCGGCCGAAGGTCGCGCTCGTAACCGGCGCGGCGTCCGGCATCGGCCGGGCCACCGCCGAGCTGTTCGCCACCCGCGGCTACACCGTCGCCGCGCTCGACATCGCCGAGGACCGGCTGCGCCAGGCGGCCGCCGAGGCTCCCTCCTCCGGGTCCGCGCGGATCCACCCGGTCCCGGTCGATGTCGCCGACCGGGACCGGGTGACCGGCGCCGTTGAGGCGGTGGTGGCCGAGCACGGCGGTCTCGACGTCGTGGTCAACTGCGCGGCCAGCTTCCTGGCCCGCGGCCTCGATGCCACCCCCGCGGAGTGGGACGCCGTGCTGCGGGTCAACGTCCAGGGCATCAGCAATGTCGTCCAGGCGGCGCATCCGCACCTGGCCCGCGCCGCGGGCGCGGCCGTGGTCAACACCGCCAGCGTCTCCGCCCATGTCGCCCAGCCCCAGCGCTGGACCTACAACACCACGAAGAGCGCGATCGTCGGGCTGACCCGGTGCCTGGCGATGGACCTCGCCGGCGACGGGATCCGGGTCAACTCGGTCTCACCCGGCTGGATCTGGACCCCCGAGGTCGCGGCCGCGGCGGTCGACGGCGGGCGGGAGCGCTGGGAGCCGGTCTGGGGCCGCTTCCACCTGCTCCGCAGGCTCGGTGAGGCCGCCGAGGTCGCGGCCGCCATCGGCTTCCTGTGCTCGCCCGAGGCCAGCTTCATCACCGGAGTCGACCTGCCGGTCGACGGCGGCTACCTCGCCATGGGCCCGGAGGGCCTGGGCGACACCTCCAGCTTCGCCGGCTCGGTCTGA
- a CDS encoding AEC family transporter: MGGVLEGFGTIAIVIALGALLADRGIVDLQGQRSLSLASFYLASPALLVTVLEDSDPSRVLSGPLVATAAGVVVSAGIMAAIARVRRLDAGTSVVASLCSAYVNAGNLGIPIAAYALGDAALVVPALLMQLLVLQPLALTVLDVVTSPERPSVLKILSRPVTNPLTIASFAGLFLAGTDTELPQVVHAPLELVGGMAVPAMLIAYGVALRLGPLPGRGVTPRALATVTSLKMVVQPVAAYLVGRFGVGLDGTELFAVTLLSALPTAQNVFVVAMRYERGVLLARDAIFVSTLASAPVAILISALLA; this comes from the coding sequence GTGGGCGGTGTGCTGGAGGGCTTCGGGACGATCGCGATCGTCATCGCCCTCGGTGCGCTCCTCGCCGACCGCGGCATCGTCGACCTGCAGGGCCAGCGCAGCCTGTCGCTCGCGTCCTTCTACCTCGCCAGCCCGGCGCTGCTGGTCACCGTGCTCGAGGACTCCGACCCGTCCCGGGTGCTCTCCGGGCCGCTGGTCGCGACGGCCGCCGGGGTGGTGGTCAGCGCGGGCATCATGGCCGCGATCGCCCGGGTACGACGACTCGACGCCGGGACGTCGGTGGTCGCGAGCCTGTGCTCGGCGTACGTCAACGCCGGGAACCTCGGCATCCCGATCGCGGCCTACGCGCTCGGCGACGCGGCGCTGGTCGTGCCCGCCCTGCTGATGCAGCTGCTGGTGCTCCAGCCGCTCGCGCTGACCGTGCTCGACGTGGTGACCAGCCCGGAGCGTCCGTCGGTCCTCAAGATCCTGTCCCGTCCGGTCACCAACCCGCTCACCATCGCCTCCTTCGCCGGCCTGTTCCTCGCCGGGACCGACACCGAGCTGCCGCAGGTCGTGCACGCGCCGCTCGAGCTGGTCGGGGGAATGGCGGTGCCCGCCATGCTCATCGCGTACGGCGTCGCGCTCCGCCTGGGTCCCCTCCCCGGCCGCGGGGTCACGCCGCGCGCGCTGGCCACCGTGACCTCGTTGAAGATGGTGGTGCAGCCGGTCGCGGCCTACCTCGTCGGGCGGTTCGGGGTCGGCCTCGACGGGACCGAGCTGTTCGCGGTGACCCTGCTCTCCGCGCTGCCGACGGCGCAGAACGTCTTCGTGGTCGCGATGAGGTACGAGCGGGGGGTGCTGCTCGCCCGCGACGCCATCTTCGTCTCGACCCTGGCCTCGGCGCCGGTGGCGATCCTGATCTCCGCGCTGCTCGCCTGA
- a CDS encoding ferredoxin--NADP reductase produces MTTAPLRLRVVATVAETEDARSVVLAAEDGVRVGYEPGQFLTFRVPAAEGSLARCYSLSSSPHHEPDRLVVTVKKVPGGRGSAWMCDELAVGDVVDALRPAGTFTPRDLDRDLLLVAAGSGVTPVLSILRSALAAGTGHVVVLYANRDERSVILGPELAALEQAHPDRLVVLHWLESLHGLPDDERLAARLTPYAGREAFVCGPALFMRAVEKALAAAGADPALVHVEEFVSLTGDPFAAPEPLAPASDEDAAELEVTLDGETHTLPWARSRPLTDVLLAAGLPAPYSCREGACSACACVVSEGEVAMAVNQVLDDADLADGLVLGCQARPVSDRVRVSYDG; encoded by the coding sequence ATGACCACCGCCCCTCTGCGGCTGCGGGTCGTCGCCACCGTCGCCGAGACCGAGGACGCGCGCTCCGTCGTGCTCGCGGCCGAGGACGGCGTCCGGGTCGGCTACGAGCCGGGTCAGTTCCTCACCTTCCGGGTGCCGGCCGCGGAGGGGTCGCTGGCCCGCTGCTACTCGCTGAGCAGCTCGCCCCATCACGAGCCGGACCGGCTCGTCGTCACGGTGAAGAAGGTTCCCGGCGGGCGCGGCTCGGCCTGGATGTGCGACGAGCTCGCGGTCGGGGACGTCGTCGACGCGCTCCGCCCGGCCGGCACCTTCACCCCGCGCGACCTCGACCGCGACCTGCTCCTCGTCGCCGCTGGCAGCGGCGTCACGCCGGTGCTGTCGATCCTGCGCTCGGCACTGGCGGCCGGCACCGGCCACGTCGTCGTGCTCTACGCCAACCGCGACGAGCGCTCGGTCATCCTCGGCCCCGAGCTCGCCGCGCTCGAGCAGGCCCACCCGGACCGGCTGGTCGTGCTGCACTGGCTCGAGAGCCTGCACGGCCTCCCGGACGACGAGCGGCTGGCGGCCCGACTCACGCCGTACGCCGGCCGCGAGGCGTTCGTGTGCGGCCCGGCGCTCTTCATGCGCGCGGTCGAGAAGGCGCTCGCCGCGGCCGGCGCCGACCCCGCGCTCGTGCACGTCGAGGAGTTCGTCTCGCTCACCGGCGACCCGTTCGCCGCGCCCGAGCCCCTCGCCCCCGCGAGCGACGAGGACGCCGCCGAGCTCGAGGTCACCCTCGACGGCGAGACCCACACGCTGCCGTGGGCCCGCTCGCGCCCGCTCACCGATGTGCTGCTGGCGGCGGGACTGCCGGCGCCGTACTCGTGCCGGGAGGGGGCGTGCAGCGCCTGCGCCTGCGTCGTCTCCGAGGGCGAGGTGGCGATGGCGGTCAACCAGGTCCTGGACGATGCCGACCTCGCCGACGGCCTGGTGCTCGGCTGCCAGGCGCGGCCGGTCAGCGACCGGGTCCGGGTCTCGTACGACGGCTGA
- a CDS encoding fumarylacetoacetate hydrolase family protein: MEFIRYGAAGSEQPAVRDDAGTTYDLRGLTADIDGAFLAADGIARTRAALAAGELPALALADDVRIGAPIARPQAVSCIGMNYAAHAAESGAEPPAVPVLFYKHPGTVVGPDDDVLLPVGSTRSDWEVELGVVIKDTPRHLSDDADPLAYVAGYVTANDLSERASQLEHSGGQWSKGKSAETFCPVGPVLRPADEIDPQALRLRSWVNDEPRQDSSTADMVFTVAEIVRHLSRHVYLAPGDLVLTGTPEGVALSGRFPYLADGDVMDLEIEGLGHQRQRVRQAVSAVSAAP; the protein is encoded by the coding sequence ATGGAGTTCATCAGGTACGGCGCGGCCGGTTCCGAGCAGCCGGCCGTGCGCGACGACGCCGGGACGACGTACGACCTGCGCGGCCTGACCGCCGACATCGACGGCGCCTTCCTCGCCGCGGACGGCATCGCCCGCACCCGGGCCGCCCTGGCCGCGGGCGAGCTGCCCGCGCTCGCGCTCGCCGACGACGTCCGGATCGGGGCGCCGATCGCGCGCCCCCAGGCGGTCAGCTGCATCGGCATGAACTACGCCGCCCACGCGGCCGAGTCGGGCGCCGAGCCCCCGGCCGTCCCGGTGCTGTTCTACAAGCATCCCGGCACCGTGGTCGGGCCCGACGACGACGTCCTGCTGCCGGTCGGCTCGACCCGCAGCGACTGGGAGGTCGAGCTCGGCGTCGTCATCAAAGACACGCCGCGCCACCTCTCCGACGACGCCGACCCGTTGGCCTATGTCGCCGGCTATGTCACCGCCAACGACCTCTCCGAGCGGGCCAGTCAGCTCGAGCACTCCGGCGGCCAGTGGTCGAAGGGCAAGTCGGCCGAGACCTTCTGCCCGGTCGGTCCGGTGCTGCGTCCCGCCGACGAGATCGACCCGCAGGCGCTGCGGCTGCGCTCGTGGGTCAATGACGAGCCGCGCCAGGACTCCTCGACGGCCGACATGGTGTTCACCGTCGCCGAGATCGTCCGGCACCTGAGCCGGCACGTCTACCTTGCACCCGGCGACCTGGTCCTCACCGGCACTCCCGAGGGAGTCGCCCTGTCGGGGCGGTTCCCGTATCTCGCCGACGGCGACGTGATGGACCTGGAGATCGAGGGCCTGGGCCACCAGAGGCAGCGGGTGCGCCAGGCGGTGTCGGCCGTCTCGGCCGCGCCGTAG
- a CDS encoding Rieske 2Fe-2S domain-containing protein, with translation MTTAPDIPRQIEADPIAQRYARGWHCLGLSKDFRDGRPHQVQAFGAKLVVWEDADGELRVLDAYCRHMGGDLSQGTVKDGNIACPFHDWRWGGDGRCKQIPYSRRVPLRARTSAWPTLDQDGMLFVWNDPEGNPPIAEQAIPKIPGATSDEWTDWHWYSIRIDGSNCREIVDNVVDMAHFFYVHYSMPTYFKNVFEGHVATQVMNGTDRGDVAVPSEDDSTLLAMKSTASYFGPSFMIDDLVYEYDTGNFESILINCHYPVDTNSFVLQYGIIVKKPQGVSDEYAHASAVSMGEFIKTGFEQDVAIWRNKARIDNPLLCEEDGPVYQLRRWYQQFYTDVDAVLPEMTERFEFELDMTRPAEAWGQEVADNIARAAENESV, from the coding sequence ATGACGACCGCTCCCGACATCCCCCGCCAGATCGAGGCGGACCCGATCGCGCAGCGCTACGCCCGCGGCTGGCACTGCCTCGGACTCTCCAAGGACTTCCGCGACGGCCGGCCGCACCAGGTGCAGGCCTTCGGCGCCAAGCTCGTCGTCTGGGAGGACGCCGACGGCGAGCTGCGCGTACTCGACGCCTACTGCCGCCACATGGGTGGCGACCTCTCGCAGGGCACCGTCAAGGACGGCAACATCGCCTGTCCGTTCCACGACTGGCGCTGGGGCGGCGACGGGCGCTGCAAGCAGATCCCGTACTCGCGCCGGGTCCCCCTGCGCGCGCGGACGTCGGCCTGGCCGACCCTGGACCAGGACGGCATGCTGTTCGTCTGGAACGACCCCGAGGGCAACCCGCCGATCGCCGAGCAGGCCATCCCCAAGATCCCGGGCGCGACCAGCGACGAGTGGACCGACTGGCACTGGTACTCGATCAGGATCGACGGCTCCAACTGCCGCGAGATCGTCGACAACGTCGTGGACATGGCGCACTTCTTCTACGTGCACTACTCGATGCCGACGTACTTCAAGAACGTCTTCGAGGGCCATGTCGCCACCCAGGTCATGAACGGCACCGACCGTGGCGACGTCGCCGTCCCCAGCGAGGACGACTCGACCCTGCTCGCCATGAAGTCGACCGCGTCGTACTTCGGGCCGTCGTTCATGATCGACGACCTCGTCTACGAGTACGACACGGGGAACTTCGAGTCGATCCTGATCAACTGCCACTACCCGGTGGACACGAACTCGTTCGTGCTCCAGTACGGGATCATCGTCAAGAAGCCGCAGGGCGTCTCCGACGAGTACGCGCACGCGTCGGCGGTGAGCATGGGCGAGTTCATCAAGACCGGCTTCGAGCAGGACGTCGCGATCTGGCGGAACAAGGCCCGGATCGACAACCCGCTGCTGTGCGAGGAGGACGGCCCGGTCTACCAGCTGCGGCGCTGGTACCAGCAGTTCTACACCGACGTCGACGCCGTCCTGCCGGAGATGACCGAGCGCTTCGAGTTCGAGCTCGACATGACCCGGCCCGCCGAGGCCTGGGGGCAGGAGGTCGCCGACAACATCGCCCGGGCCGCCGAGAACGAGTCGGTCTGA
- a CDS encoding zinc-dependent alcohol dehydrogenase, with protein MKALVFTGPGVVELQDVPEPVAAAGEVEIRVVASGICGSELHGIAHTEFRKPPLVMGHEFSGTTPDGRRVTVNPLLSCGGCAACVRGDEQLCETRAIIGIDAPGAFAERVVVPERAVRELPDDLSFAEAALVEPLANAVHAVRLADLGPDSRVAILGAGTIGLTCLLVALQHTADVTVTDLAPGRLELAASLGAARTSSTLEGRYDAIIDAVGAEATHQASVDFLRPGGTAVWIGLLSASAGFDGQEIVRAEKRVVGSYCYTPRDFDQALDLATRVRLDWATTFPLTEGAEVFTSLMAGVTETTKALLMP; from the coding sequence ATGAAGGCCCTCGTGTTCACCGGACCGGGCGTCGTGGAGCTCCAGGACGTCCCCGAGCCGGTCGCCGCCGCCGGCGAGGTCGAGATCCGGGTGGTCGCCTCCGGCATCTGCGGCAGCGAGCTGCACGGCATCGCCCACACCGAGTTCCGCAAGCCACCGCTGGTGATGGGCCACGAGTTCTCCGGCACCACACCCGACGGACGACGGGTCACCGTCAACCCGTTGCTCAGCTGCGGCGGCTGCGCGGCCTGCGTCCGCGGGGACGAGCAGCTGTGCGAGACCCGGGCGATCATCGGCATCGACGCGCCCGGGGCCTTCGCCGAGCGGGTCGTCGTGCCCGAGCGGGCGGTGCGCGAGCTGCCCGACGACCTCTCCTTCGCGGAGGCGGCGCTCGTGGAGCCGCTCGCCAACGCCGTGCACGCCGTCCGGCTCGCGGACCTGGGACCGGACAGCCGGGTAGCCATCCTCGGCGCCGGCACCATCGGCCTGACCTGCCTGCTGGTCGCGCTGCAGCACACCGCGGACGTCACGGTCACCGATCTGGCCCCGGGTCGGCTCGAGCTCGCGGCGAGTCTCGGCGCCGCGCGGACGAGCAGCACGCTGGAAGGCCGCTACGACGCGATCATCGACGCCGTCGGGGCCGAGGCGACGCACCAGGCGTCGGTCGACTTCCTGCGCCCCGGCGGCACCGCGGTGTGGATCGGGCTGCTCAGTGCGTCGGCCGGCTTCGACGGCCAGGAGATCGTCCGCGCCGAGAAGCGCGTGGTCGGGTCGTACTGCTACACGCCGCGCGACTTCGACCAAGCACTCGACCTGGCGACCCGAGTTCGGCTGGACTGGGCCACCACGTTCCCCCTCACCGAGGGGGCCGAGGTGTTCACCAGCCTCATGGCGGGCGTCACCGAGACGACCAAAGCACTGTTGATGCCCTGA
- a CDS encoding NAD(P)-dependent oxidoreductase — translation MRRIVITDTNLGDGSHERAELGEGYDVTLAGVLAEDEVIAAARDAEGILVQWAPMTERVFAALPGLRAVVRYGIGLDNIDLDAAARHGVAVSNVDDYCIAEVADHAAASIYAHNRRLTAAARRVAEAGWGTAGIAAPLPPAQDPVGIAGFGRIGRAVADRVSALGFPVHVWDPFATEVPASVTRHETLGELAAAVNHLTLHMPSTAETAGVVDATVLAGLGAGGHLVNTARGALVDEDALLAALDAGSLGFASLDVLSSEPPAGVAARLAAHARVLVNPHIAYLSTESLPQLRVRAAARLAALLEDSSR, via the coding sequence ATGCGAAGAATCGTCATCACCGACACCAACCTGGGCGACGGGTCCCACGAGCGGGCCGAGCTCGGCGAGGGGTACGACGTGACGCTCGCCGGCGTGCTCGCCGAGGACGAGGTGATCGCGGCCGCCCGGGACGCCGAGGGGATCCTGGTGCAGTGGGCGCCGATGACCGAGCGGGTCTTCGCCGCGCTCCCCGGTCTGCGCGCCGTGGTCCGCTACGGCATCGGTCTCGACAACATCGACCTCGACGCCGCGGCCCGCCACGGTGTCGCCGTCAGCAATGTCGACGACTACTGCATCGCCGAGGTGGCCGACCATGCCGCGGCATCGATCTATGCCCACAACCGGCGGCTCACGGCCGCCGCCCGGCGGGTCGCGGAGGCGGGGTGGGGCACGGCCGGCATCGCCGCCCCGCTGCCGCCGGCGCAGGACCCGGTCGGCATCGCCGGCTTCGGCCGGATCGGTCGTGCCGTCGCCGATCGCGTGTCCGCGCTGGGCTTCCCGGTCCACGTGTGGGACCCGTTCGCGACCGAGGTCCCGGCGTCGGTCACCCGGCACGAGACGCTCGGCGAGCTGGCCGCCGCCGTGAACCACCTGACCCTGCACATGCCGTCCACCGCGGAGACCGCGGGCGTCGTCGACGCAACCGTGCTCGCCGGGCTCGGCGCGGGCGGTCACCTGGTCAACACCGCCCGCGGCGCGCTCGTGGACGAGGACGCGCTGCTCGCCGCGCTCGATGCCGGCAGTCTCGGGTTCGCCTCGCTCGACGTACTCTCCAGCGAGCCGCCGGCCGGCGTCGCCGCCCGGCTCGCCGCCCACGCGCGGGTGCTGGTCAACCCCCACATCGCCTACCTGTCGACCGAGTCGCTGCCCCAGCTGCGGGTGCGCGCCGCGGCCAGGCTGGCGGCCCTGCTCGAGGACAGCTCGCGATGA
- a CDS encoding ABC transporter substrate-binding protein: MTTFGSGGLGRLRTAMAASVAGVLLFAGCSGGGSGSDSDEPQSGGTLRVGMSSEVTTLDPAKGSANAMALTGYAIYDTLMKVEKLGDEPKPNIAESMEPNADFTEWTMKLPTGLKFSDGTPFDAAAVKFNMDRHLDPDVPSTAKSLLSSVESVDAPDETTVVFHLKNAYAGLPYALSYDGSGTAGYIASPTALQQYGDDYTSHAAGVGPYKLESWGPGKDTVLVRNPEYWGKDEPYLDKVQIRLIEDEQARFQALQSGDIDYAPTINPTIMLQAQNDASLNFVQGVGSDQDSIALNITKPPFDDPRVRKAVSMALDRDEIVDLTKEGMARPAVNLFPESDPFHNDNADPGHDLDEAKKLVDEYEAETGTPVSFTYMCRPTVNTTDVVERQLTEAGMDVKVDVQESTTAVSNFIAGKYDAACWTMAGFLTPDLLPYRFFYSSGDLNSTGFANPEFDQLVDEARLTDDTAKRKELWGQADAILTEELPWVWTTSQPIGFVSSKKVHSADLDEPSRLRYSVPTVNNVWLSK; the protein is encoded by the coding sequence ATGACCACATTCGGATCTGGCGGGCTCGGACGCCTCCGGACCGCGATGGCTGCCTCGGTGGCGGGCGTCCTGCTGTTCGCCGGCTGCTCGGGCGGTGGCTCGGGCTCCGACTCCGACGAGCCCCAGAGCGGCGGCACCCTGCGGGTCGGCATGAGCTCGGAGGTGACCACCCTCGACCCCGCCAAGGGCTCGGCCAACGCCATGGCCCTGACCGGCTACGCCATCTACGACACCTTGATGAAGGTCGAGAAGCTCGGTGACGAGCCGAAGCCGAACATCGCCGAGTCGATGGAGCCGAACGCCGACTTCACCGAGTGGACGATGAAGCTGCCGACCGGCCTGAAGTTCAGCGACGGCACGCCCTTCGACGCGGCCGCGGTGAAGTTCAACATGGACCGCCACCTCGACCCGGACGTCCCGTCGACCGCGAAGTCGCTGCTGTCCTCGGTGGAGTCCGTGGACGCGCCCGACGAGACGACCGTGGTGTTCCACCTCAAGAACGCCTACGCCGGGCTGCCCTACGCCCTCTCGTACGACGGCAGTGGCACCGCCGGCTACATCGCCTCGCCGACCGCGCTGCAGCAGTACGGCGACGACTACACCAGCCACGCGGCCGGCGTCGGACCGTACAAGCTCGAGTCCTGGGGACCTGGCAAGGACACCGTGCTGGTGCGCAATCCCGAGTACTGGGGCAAGGACGAGCCCTATCTCGACAAGGTGCAGATCCGCCTGATCGAGGACGAGCAGGCTCGCTTCCAGGCGCTGCAGTCCGGTGACATCGACTACGCGCCGACGATCAACCCGACGATCATGCTGCAGGCCCAGAACGACGCCTCGCTCAACTTCGTGCAGGGCGTCGGCAGCGACCAGGACTCGATCGCCCTCAACATCACCAAGCCGCCGTTCGACGACCCGCGGGTTCGCAAGGCCGTCTCGATGGCGCTGGACCGCGACGAGATCGTCGACCTGACCAAGGAGGGCATGGCCCGCCCGGCCGTCAACCTGTTCCCGGAGTCCGACCCGTTCCACAACGACAACGCGGACCCCGGCCACGACCTGGACGAGGCGAAGAAGCTGGTCGACGAGTACGAGGCCGAGACCGGCACCCCGGTGTCCTTCACCTACATGTGCCGTCCCACGGTCAACACGACCGATGTCGTCGAGCGCCAGCTCACCGAGGCCGGCATGGACGTGAAGGTCGACGTCCAGGAGAGCACCACCGCCGTGTCCAACTTCATCGCGGGCAAGTACGACGCCGCCTGCTGGACCATGGCCGGCTTCCTCACGCCGGACCTGCTGCCGTACCGCTTCTTCTACTCCAGCGGCGACCTCAACAGCACCGGCTTCGCGAACCCGGAGTTCGACCAGCTGGTGGACGAGGCGCGGCTCACCGACGACACCGCGAAGCGCAAGGAGCTGTGGGGCCAGGCCGACGCCATCCTCACCGAGGAGCTGCCGTGGGTGTGGACGACCAGCCAGCCGATCGGCTTCGTCTCGTCGAAGAAGGTCCACAGCGCGGACCTCGACGAGCCGAGCCGGCTGCGGTACTCGGTGCCGACGGTCAACAACGTGTGGCTGTCCAAGTAG
- a CDS encoding NAD-dependent epimerase/dehydratase family protein: MRVVVTGASGNIGSATLRELTAGGRHEVVAVARRRPELSDRAAAEASVTWRPADVGADDLDPLLDGADAVVHLAWRFQPTHRPEETWRTNAVGTRRLLAAVRRRGVRALVCASSVAAYSPAHHDDPVDEGWETDGSSSAAYCREKAYNERALDAFEATGEGTRVVRVRPAFVFQRSAASEQRRIFGGALVRPWMFDRRLIPALPVPSGLRLQAVHAEDVARALVAAVERPVAGAFNLAAPGVLRRSELGELVGAPTVEVPPRLVSGALDLGWLTHLLPVPGALADALLAVPLLAADRARTELDWTPQHTAAEAVEAFLSGAARSAGSGMPPLHP, from the coding sequence ATGAGGGTCGTCGTCACCGGGGCGTCCGGCAACATCGGCAGCGCCACCCTGCGCGAGCTCACGGCCGGTGGCCGGCACGAGGTGGTCGCCGTGGCGCGCCGGCGTCCGGAGCTGAGCGACCGGGCGGCCGCCGAGGCGTCGGTGACCTGGCGGCCCGCCGACGTCGGTGCCGACGACCTCGACCCGCTGCTCGACGGCGCCGATGCGGTGGTCCACCTGGCCTGGAGGTTCCAGCCCACCCACCGGCCCGAGGAGACCTGGCGGACCAATGCGGTCGGCACCCGGCGCCTGCTGGCCGCCGTCCGCCGCCGCGGGGTCAGGGCACTGGTGTGCGCCTCCTCGGTGGCCGCCTACTCTCCGGCCCACCACGACGACCCGGTCGACGAGGGCTGGGAGACCGACGGGTCGTCGTCGGCGGCGTACTGCCGGGAGAAGGCCTACAACGAGCGGGCGCTGGACGCCTTCGAGGCGACGGGCGAGGGCACCCGGGTGGTCCGGGTCCGGCCGGCGTTCGTGTTCCAGCGCTCGGCGGCCAGCGAGCAGCGCCGGATCTTCGGCGGCGCGCTCGTCCGGCCCTGGATGTTCGACCGGCGGCTGATCCCGGCCCTGCCGGTGCCCAGCGGGCTGCGCCTGCAGGCGGTCCATGCCGAGGACGTCGCCCGCGCCCTGGTGGCGGCCGTCGAGCGGCCGGTCGCCGGCGCCTTCAACCTGGCCGCGCCCGGCGTGCTGCGCCGGTCGGAGCTCGGTGAGCTGGTCGGCGCGCCCACGGTCGAGGTGCCGCCCCGGCTGGTCAGCGGCGCTCTCGACCTGGGCTGGCTGACCCACCTGCTGCCCGTCCCGGGCGCGCTCGCGGACGCGTTGCTCGCCGTCCCGCTGCTCGCCGCGGACCGGGCCCGCACCGAGCTGGACTGGACGCCCCAGCACACCGCCGCCGAGGCGGTCGAGGCCTTCCTCTCCGGCGCCGCGCGCTCCGCCGGATCCGGGATGCCACCCCTGCATCCCTGA
- a CDS encoding IclR family transcriptional regulator, translating to MSAPVKSADRVLLIFELLTEHPDGLTLAEVQQKMGLPKSSTHGLLHTMVMRGFLDLDQTTKRFRIGIRLWQAGRSYLSAASIESLALPYMAAVRDELNETVQLAVLDGADNVYVAKVDPDHQLRLASHVGARLPAYATGIGKALLSTLDDDEVLRRVGEEPFTRYTSTTLPGPAALLDQLREIRERGFAEDHAEYTPGVFCVAVPLARTAEHQPAMSVSIPDVRKTDELIARAIGSLQEAAAAIAARIG from the coding sequence ATGAGTGCGCCGGTCAAGTCGGCCGACCGGGTGCTGCTCATCTTCGAGCTGCTCACCGAGCATCCCGACGGGCTCACCCTGGCCGAGGTCCAGCAGAAGATGGGCCTGCCCAAGAGCAGCACCCATGGCCTGCTGCACACCATGGTGATGCGCGGCTTCCTCGACCTCGACCAGACGACGAAGCGGTTCCGGATCGGGATCCGGCTCTGGCAGGCGGGACGCAGCTACCTCAGCGCCGCGTCGATCGAGAGCCTCGCGTTGCCCTACATGGCCGCCGTGCGAGACGAGCTGAACGAGACGGTGCAGCTCGCCGTGCTCGACGGCGCCGACAACGTCTACGTCGCGAAGGTCGATCCCGACCACCAGCTGCGGCTCGCCTCCCACGTCGGCGCCCGGCTGCCGGCGTACGCCACCGGCATCGGGAAGGCCCTGCTCAGCACCCTCGACGATGACGAGGTGCTGCGCCGGGTGGGCGAGGAGCCGTTCACCCGGTACACCAGCACCACCCTCCCGGGACCCGCGGCGCTGCTCGACCAGCTCCGCGAGATCCGCGAGCGGGGCTTCGCCGAGGACCACGCGGAGTACACGCCCGGCGTGTTCTGCGTCGCCGTGCCGCTCGCGCGCACCGCCGAGCACCAGCCGGCGATGAGCGTGTCGATCCCCGACGTCCGCAAGACCGACGAGCTGATCGCCCGCGCGATCGGCTCCCTCCAGGAAGCCGCCGCGGCGATCGCCGCGCGGATCGGCTGA